In Melioribacteraceae bacterium 4301-Me, a genomic segment contains:
- the tatC gene encoding twin-arginine translocase subunit TatC: MLFLKKRKTDKPASDEAEMSFLEHLEELRWRIIYSLIGIVIGTIIAWIFVDYLIDGILLRPAKQANIHLQNLKPFGQLFLYFQVAIIVGFILSIPNFFYQMWKFISPALRANEKKYITSIVAFTTFCFFSGVVFAYFVMLPLTLKFAAQFGSANIENNFAIDEYFSIILSVILGAGLVFELPMLSFFLSKIGIINAGLMKKYRRHAIVTIMILAAILTPGTDPVSQIILAVPLVFLYEISIFVAKISQKKSE; this comes from the coding sequence GTGTTATTTCTAAAAAAAAGAAAAACTGATAAGCCTGCTTCTGATGAAGCAGAAATGTCTTTCCTCGAACACCTTGAAGAACTTAGGTGGCGTATTATTTATTCCCTAATTGGAATTGTTATTGGTACCATAATAGCATGGATTTTTGTAGACTATTTAATTGATGGAATTTTGCTTCGCCCGGCTAAACAAGCTAATATACATTTACAAAATCTCAAACCTTTTGGACAATTATTTCTTTATTTCCAAGTTGCCATTATAGTTGGCTTTATTTTAAGCATTCCAAATTTTTTCTACCAAATGTGGAAATTTATTTCTCCAGCACTTCGCGCCAATGAAAAAAAATATATTACTTCAATTGTTGCCTTTACTACTTTTTGTTTTTTTAGCGGTGTTGTATTTGCATATTTTGTTATGCTTCCTCTTACACTAAAATTTGCTGCTCAATTTGGTTCGGCAAACATCGAAAATAATTTTGCTATTGATGAATACTTCTCGATTATTTTAAGCGTAATATTGGGTGCAGGACTTGTCTTTGAACTGCCAATGTTGTCTTTTTTTCTGTCAAAAATTGGAATTATTAATGCAGGCTTGATGAAAAAATACCGTCGACATGCAATAGTGACAATTATGATATTAGCTGCTATTTTAACTCCAGGAACTGACCCTGTCTCCCAAATAATACTTGCAGTTCCATTGGTTTTCTTATATGAAATAAGTATATTCGTTGCAAAAATTTCGCAAAAGAAGAGTGAGTAA